The Vicia villosa cultivar HV-30 ecotype Madison, WI linkage group LG1, Vvil1.0, whole genome shotgun sequence genome includes a region encoding these proteins:
- the LOC131602430 gene encoding ubiquitin-conjugating enzyme E2 32, whose translation MADKYNMKNPAVKRILQEVKEMQSNPSDDFMSLPLEENIFEWQFAIRGPGETEFEGGIYHGRIQLPAEYPFKPPSFMLLTPNGRFETQTKICLSISNHHPEHWQPSWSVRTALVALIAFMPTSPNGALGSLDYKKEDRRALAIKSREASPKFGTPERQKLIDEIHEYMLSKANPVPQPSPSQASEEPKNEEAETQVTLPNPEALPAGEGITDEAGDRIVEEQEVPVNANPNPAGVEATNEIPPEVVPTNQLPPKSEARVQNLKPETRVQKPDDRLFTLAAIGLAIAIMVLLLKKFIKSTEHGAVFMNES comes from the exons ATGGCGGACAAGTACAACATGAAGAATCCCGCCGTCAAGCGGATTCTCCAAGAGGTCAAAGAAATGCAATCGAACCCTTCCGATGATTTCATGAGCTTACCTCTCGAG GAAAATATATTTGAATGGCAGTTTGCGATTAGGGGACCTGGTGAAACTGAATTTGAAGGTGGGATTTATCATGGAAGGATTCAATTGCCTGCTGAATATCCTTTCAAACCTCCTTCATTTATGTTGTTGACA CCTAATGGTCGTTTTGAGACACAAACTAAGATTTGCTTGAGCATATCAAATCATCACCCTGAGCATTGGCAACCATCATGGAGTG TTAGGACCGCTCTAGTTGCACTGATTGCGTTCATGCCCACCAGCCCAAATGGTGCCTTAGGCTCATTAGACTACAAAAAAGAAGATAGGCGTGCCTTAGCCATTAAATCTCGTGAAGCATCTCCAAAATTTGGGACTCCTGAACGTCAAAAACTGATTGACGAG ATTCATGAGTATATGCTAAGCAAAGCAAACCCGGTTCCTCAACCTAGCCCTTCACAGGCTTCTGAAGAACCCAAAAACGAAGAGGCCGAGACTCAAGTTACTCTGCCGAATCCTGAGGCTTTACCTGCAGGAGAGGGGATTACAGATGAAGCTGGTGACAGAATAGTTGAAGAACAAGAAGTTCCTGTCAATGCTAATCCTAACCCTGCAGGAGTTGAAGCGACAAATGAGATTCCACCCGAAGTAGTCCCAACCAATCAGTTGCCCCCGAAGTCAGAGGCAAGGGTTCAAAATCTGAAACCAGAGACAAGAGTTCAAAAACCCGATGACCGATTGTTCACACTGGCAGCTATTGGACTTGCTATAGCAATTATGGTTCTTCTGCTGAAGAAATTCATTAAATCTACGGAACATGGAGCAGTTTTCATGAATGAGTCTTAG